From a single Ornithorhynchus anatinus isolate Pmale09 chromosome 15, mOrnAna1.pri.v4, whole genome shotgun sequence genomic region:
- the UTP18 gene encoding U3 small nucleolar RNA-associated protein 18 homolog — MSAPAKRPGVQPSGVQPKKRPGVQPNVQPNVQRKKQLKKQPRVQPHVQPQVQPKKRPRVQPHAQLKKRPTGQQPPVQPNGVRRRLPQPQTAKQAAVEEAQRQQHALALGLHKPEVERCLEELVLGAVEEEGDDELLLRRLRGPGDAPVGRGKLWKDSSDSEEENEAKDNSVSQRKPVWRDEEDEKEEMIDMTDRHRSSLIKSSQEKQLSKKQFQRRLREEFQQAMGGTPAWAEIGRKKRHSDDDSEDEEDNLLLRTGNFITKSASLPQGTLEIKMCPDANCQLPSSGPLSSVRFHPSAQVMMTASQDTSLSLFQVDGRTNPKIQSISLQHFPIYQARFSASGEQLIATGLRSKIIYVYDMIGGSISPVHQVRGLEEKFVRKFEVSPDGSFLLLTGTKGYLHLLSMKSKELIGSMKISGRSQDSVFSPDSSKVFTTSDSGDVFVWDVGSRNCLHRFTNEGCFLSQCIAVSRNGQYVACGSSTGVVNVYTQEACLRDANPKPVRAIMNLVTAATSLAFNPTTELLAIASNETNEGLKMVHLPSCTVFSNFPQSNRKGIFLPQSMDFSPKSGFFTLGNNKGRALLYRLQHYSDF, encoded by the exons ATGTCGGCGCCGGCGAAGCGGCCCGGGGTGCAGCCGTCCGGGGTGCAACCCAAGAAGCGGCCCGGGGTGCAGCCCAACGTGCAGCCCAACGTGCAGCGCAAGAAGCAGCTCAAGAAGCAGCCCAGGGTGCAGCCCCATGTGCAGCCCCAGGTGCAGCCCAAGAAGCGGCCCAGGGTGCAGCCCCATGCGCAGCTCAAGAAGCGGCCCACCGGGCAGCAGCCCCCTGTGCAACCCAACGGGGTGCGGAGGCGGCTCCCGCAGCCCCAGACGGCGAAGCAGGCGGCCGTGGAGGAGGCCCAGCGGCAGCAGCACGCCCTGGCCCTGGGGCTGCACAAGCCCGAGGTGGAGCGGTGCCTGGAGGAGCTGGTGTTGGGAGCcgtcgaggaggagggagacgacGAGCTGCTGCTGCGGCGCCTAAGGGgcccgggg GACGCCCCCGTGGGCCGGGGGAAACTGTGGAAAGACTCCAGTGATTCAGAAGAGGAGAACGAAGCCAAAGACAACTCTGTCTCCCAGCGGAAGCCGGTGTGGAGGGATGAAGAAGACGAAAAGGAAGAGAT GATTGACATGACCGACCGCCATCGGAGCAGTCTGATAAAAAGctcccaggagaagcagctttcCAAAAAGCAGTTCCAGAGGAGGCTTAGAGAAGA GTTTCAGCAAGCGATGGGGGGAACGCCGGCGTGGGCAGAGATCGGCAGGAAGAAACGCCATTCCGACG ACGACAGCGAAGACGAGGAAGATAACCTGCTGCTCCGGACCGGGAACTTCATCACCAAGTCGGCCTCTTTGCCGCAAGGAACCTTGGAG ATTAAGATGTGCCCGGATGCCAATTGTCAGCTTCCTTCGTCTGGCCCTCTCAGTTCCGTCCGGTTCCATCCTTCTGCTCAGGTGATGATGACCGCCAGCCAGGACACTTCCCTGTCGCTCTTCCAG GTGGACGGCAGAACCAATCCCAAAATTCAGAGCATCTCCCTGCAGCACTTTCCCATCTACCAAGCCCGATTCAGTGCCAGCGGGGAACAGCTCATCGCCACGGGCTTGCGGAGCAAGATCATTTACGTGTACGATATGATAGGCGGGAGCATTAGTCCCGTGCACCAAGTGAGAG GGTTGGAAGAGAAGTTTGTCAGGAAATTTGAGGTTTCTCCGGATGGGTCCTTTCTGCTGCTTACTGGCACAAAGGGCTATCTCCATCTGCTCTCCATGAAG AGCAAAGAGCTGATCGGGAGCATGAAGATCAGTGGGAGAAGTCAGGATTCGGTTTTCTCCCCAGATAGCTCGAAGGTCTTCACCACATCCG ACTCGGGGGATGTCTTCGTCTGGGACGTGGGCAGCCGGAATTGCCTGCACCGATTCACCAACGAGGGCTGCTTCCTCAGCCAGTGCATCGCCGTGTCCAGGAACGGGCAGTACGTGGCCTGCGG GTCCAGCACCGGAGTAGTGAACGTCTACACCCAGGAGGCTTGTCTCCGCGACGCCAACCCAAAGCCAGTGAGAGCCATAATGAACCTGGTCACGGCGGCCACGTCACTGGCCTTCAACCCCACCACGGAGCTCCTGGCCATAGCTTCCAACGAAACCAACGAGGGGCTCAAAATG GTCCACCTCCCTTCCTGTACCGTCTTCTCCAACTTCCCCCAGAGCAACAGGAAGGGCATCTTCCTGCCCCAGTCCATGGACTTCTCTCCCAAAAGTGGGTTTTTTACACTAGGGAACAACAAGGGCCGAGCCCTGCTCTACCG GTTGCAACATTATTCAGACTTCTGA